The Triticum aestivum cultivar Chinese Spring chromosome 7B, IWGSC CS RefSeq v2.1, whole genome shotgun sequence genome window below encodes:
- the LOC123157373 gene encoding AT-hook motif nuclear-localized protein 25 — MAGMDPGAGEPRGASHYLDLLLAQQQQSTPFSPIAHVKAEHHSMASPVRSPASGAGAEQHGGGGDQQQPSSSAMVLADGGGGSARPMRRPRGRPPGSKNKPKPPIIVILDSPNVFHSHILEVADGADVVECLAEYARRRRRGVCVLSGAGVVTNVSLRQPRASSSSPGGLVATLHGQFEILSLTGTVLPPAAPPAASSLAVYLAGWQGQVVGGSVVGQLVAAGPVFLMAASFANAVYERLPLEVEAEEAGTATAAREAQGEGAAGQPPGAVPQQPAASQSSEVTGGEAGGHGMPLCNLEGNVGSYQLPGPGDNLGTWSGVRP; from the coding sequence ATGGCCGGGATGGACCCTGGCGCCGGCGAGCCTCGGGGCGCGTCGCActacctcgacctcctcctcgcgcaGCAGCAGCAGTCGACGCCGTTCTCCCCCATCGCGCATGTCAAGGCGGAGCACCACTCCATGGCGTCGCCGGTCAGGAGCCCCGCCTCCGGCGCCGGTGCCGAGCAAcacgggggcggcggcgaccagcagCAGCCCTCCTCATCGGCCATGGTGCTGGCGGATGGCGGCGGGGGGTCCGCGCGGCCGATGCGGCGCCCGCGAGGGAGGCCGCCGGGGTCCAAGAACAAGCCCAAGCCGCCCATCATCGTGATCCTGGACAGCCCCAACGTGTTCCACTCCCACATCCTCGAGGTCGCCGACGGCGCCGACGTCGTCGAGTGCCTCGCCGAGTACGCGCGCCGCCGCAGGCGCGGCGTCTGCGTGCTCAGCGGCGCCGGGGTCGTCACCAACGTCTCGCTTCGTCAGCCccgcgcgtcgtcgtcgtcgcctggCGGCCTCGTTGCCACCCTGCATGGGCAGTTCGAGATCCTGTCGCTTACGGGCACGGTGCTGCCGCCGGCGGCACCCCCGGCTGCCAGCAGCCTCGCCGTGTACCTCGCCGGCTGGCAGGGGCAGGTCGTCGGCGGCAGCGTGGTCGGCCAGCTCGTCGCCGCGGGGCCCGTGTTCCTCATGGCCGCGTCGTTTGCCAATGCCGTCTACGAGCGTCTGCCGCTggaggtggaggcagaggaggccggCACGGCCACCGCAGCCAGAGAGGCGCAGGGAGAAGGCGCAGCAGGGCAGCCCCCCGGCGCTGTACCGCAGCAGCCTGCGGCGTCGCAGTCGTCGGAGGTGaccggaggcgaggccggcgggcATGGCATGCCGTTGTGCAATCTTGAAGGGAATGTTGGGAGCTACCAGTTGCCCGGACCCGGAGACAACTTGGGGACCTGGAGCGGCGTCAGGCCATGA